The proteins below come from a single Mangifera indica cultivar Alphonso chromosome 16, CATAS_Mindica_2.1, whole genome shotgun sequence genomic window:
- the LOC123199531 gene encoding F-box protein SKIP23-like: MDNLPENVLASIAECLNTKIETLCFRAVCSSFRTSVRPPLPPLSHVKIPFPPGLKDDGHLELTESTVYAFQPLEKSTETWLVKVEESHSGKIQIMDPMFKLRIKNSSEMLPESFNLLDYRVKEIAKSWRLEIVSNSSSFYAEKAVVCSDDNNAGEFTLMALISEGRVGVWRSKYQKWVIIDFGYENFYCKDFIYHNNKFYAMGFDGFTFAVDPKSLNVTQAAAAPEKSQSHLMMHFLVKSSDDLFLLNTYWLYKYFQHGPPLGRIRLDVFKLDEEKCKWMAEDGLKDQVLFLGEDGSFMLSAMEFPAYKGNCGFLTYMDLSGIDFDYYPPTEDIAYFDLENTSPGAQPEALSKCLEAFWPPPAWLRQKQNSS; encoded by the coding sequence ATGGACAATCTCCCTGAAAATGTACTTGCTTCAATCGCAGAATGCCTCAATACAAAAATCGAAACCCTTTGTTTCCGAGCTGTTTGTAGCTCATTTCGTACCTCAGTCCGTCCGCCGCTCCCGCCGCTGTCGCATGTCAAAATTCCCTTCCCGCCAGGCCTGAAAGACGACGGCCACCTTGAGCTCACCGAATCCACTGTTTACGCCTTCCAGCCCCTGGAAAAATCCACCGAAACTTGGCTGGTCAAAGTAGAAGAGTCTCACTCTGGCAAAATCCAAATCATGGATCCCATGTTTAAACTTCGCATCAAAAACTCCTCCGAGATGTTGCCCGAGTCCTTCAATTTGCTGGATTATCGCGTCAAGGAAATAGCTAAATCCTGGCGGCTCGAGATTGTGTCAAATTCCAGTTCTTTTTACGCTGAAAAGGCCGTCGTCTGTTCGGATGATAACAACGCTGGCGAGTTCACACTGATGGCATTAATCAGTGAAGGGCGAGTGGGCGTCTGGCGAAGCAAATACCAAAAATGGGTGATCATAGATTTcggttatgaaaatttttactgTAAAGATTTTATCTATCATAACAATAAGTTCTACGCCATGGGATTCGACGGCTTTACTTTTGCAGTGGATCCCAAGTCTCTGAACGTCACTCAAGCTGCGGCGGCTCCCGAAAAATCCCAATCGCATCTTATGATGCACTTCCTGGTGAAATCAAGCGACGATCTGTTTTTGCTCAACACGTATTGGCTATACAAATACTTTCAACATGGTCCTCCGTTGGGAAGGATTCGTTTGGATGTTTTCAAGCTTGACGAAGAGAAATGCAAGTGGATGGCGGAAGATGGCCTGAAAGATCAAGTGTTGTTTTTAGGTGAAGACGGTTCGTTCATGCTTTCAGCTATGGAGTTTCCTGCGTATAAAGGAAATTGTGGATTCTTGACGTATATGGATTTGTCTggaattgattttgattattatcCTCCGACGGAGGATATTGCTTATTTTGACTTGGAGAATACTTCGCCGGGAGCTCAGCCGGAGGCTCTGTCGAAATGCTTGGAGGCTTTCTGGCCTCCACCCGCTTGGCTAAGGCAGAAGCAGAATTCCAGCTAA